A region of Rhodamnia argentea isolate NSW1041297 chromosome 9, ASM2092103v1, whole genome shotgun sequence DNA encodes the following proteins:
- the LOC115732145 gene encoding metalloendoproteinase 4-MMP, with protein sequence MFLTFASHSSLLFLISLPLCISIEMTHSFAPSTSWLNSVERNDITFKGLDIERDVDRGLNTCSIAKIKRYLHYFGYLPLQNPSSDGRFNSEFELATVSYQSKLGLSITGKLDIKTMNQILEPRCGVSDFAPGKHVTRRYVHFPGKPRWTRHKPIVLTYAFSPDHFIDYLTSNDVRHVFQRAFARWAAVIPVSFREANDYGFADIKIGFYSGDHGDGQPFDGVLGILAHSFSPESGRLHLDAAERWAVDFGSEQSKVAVDLESVAVHEIGHLLGLAHSSVKDAVMYPSLKPREKRADLNIDDIEGVQALYGSNHKLRFGALLRSETSVSLGVTLLRTSWIGFTSSLPLLFMQLCINCFLLFVL encoded by the coding sequence ATGTTCCTGACATTCGCTTCTCATTCCTCCCTCCTCTTTCTCATCTCACTCCCACTATGCATCTCCATCGAAATGACCCACTCATTCGCTCCAAGCACTTCATGGCTAAACTCTGTTGAGAGAAATGATATTACCTTCAAAGGGCTAGATATCGAGCGGGATGTCGATAGAGGCTTGAATACATGCAGCATCGCGAAGATCAAGAGATATCTCCATTACTTCGGTTATCTCCCGCTCCAAAACCCTAGTTCTGACGGCCGGTTCAATTCGGAGTTTGAACTAGCCACTGTAAGTTACCAATCAAAACTTGGCCTCTCAATCACGGGCAAGCTCGATATCAAAACAATGAATCAAATCCTCGAGCCCAGGTGCGGTGTCTCTGACTTCGCCCCCGGCAAGCATGTGACTAGACGCTATGTgcattttcctggaaaaccTAGGTGGACCCGTCACAAGCCCATTGTCCTCACCTACGCTTTCTCGCCCGATCATTTCATCGACTATTTAACCTCAAACGATGTCCGTCATGTGTTTCAACGTGCCTTCGCACGGTGGGCAGCTGTCATTCCAGTGAGTTTTAGGGAAGCGAATGATTATGGCTTCGCAGACATCAAAATAGGGTTTTACAGCGGCGATCATGGAGATGGCCAGCCGTTCGATGGGGTGCTCGGGATTTTGGCCCATTCATTCTCGCCAGAGAGCGGGAGGCTACACCTCGACGCGGCGGAGAGGTGGGCAGTGGACTTCGGCTCCGAGCAATCCAAGGTGGCGGTCGATCTAGAATCAGTTGCGGTGCATGAAATCGGCCATTTGCTTGGGCTAGCTCATAGCTCAGTCAAGGATGCTGTGATGTATCCAAGTTTGAAGCCTAGAGAGAAGAGGGCGGATTTGAACATTGATGACATAGAGGGAGTTCAAGCATTATATGGATCAAATCATAAATTGAGGTTTGGAGCTTTATTAAGATCTGAAACTTCTGTGAGCTTGGGGGTCACCCTTTTAAGAACAAGTTGGATTGGCTTCACTTCATCTTTACCTCTTTTATTCATGCAATTGTGCATCAATTGCTTCTTATTATTCGTCTTGTGA